TGCGCCTGGACAGCTTCACGAACGTAGAAGCTCTTCGACCTGCCGGTGCGAGTAGCCAACGCTTCCAACCTCGACTCTTCGTCGGCCGTGAACCTGATAGACATCGGCACACCGATCGCCTCCTTCGATACATGTATCGCACACGTTTACTCCACACGCCCCGCGTATTGGAAGGAAGACTGGCGGACAGCCCCCTCGGGCCCGCAACACCCGTCCACTCTACTGAATCTGCGTTCAAAAATGACGAAAGTCGTTTACCATCGGAAAGCATGACCGCCGACATCCTTTCCCGGAACGACCTCTCCTTCCTCCTCTACGACTGGCTGCACGTCGAATCGTTGACCGAGCACGACAGGTTCTCCGACCACTCCAGGGACACCTTCGACGCCATGCTGGATGCCTCGCGCGACCTCGCGGAGACCTGGTTCCGACCCCACATGCGGGCCTCGGACCAGGATGAACCAACCTTCGACGCCGCCGGAATCCACACCCACGAGGCGATCGCACCAGCATTGCGGGCCTTCGCGGACTCCGGCCTCACCGCAGCATCGTTCGGTGAGGAACACGGGGGTGTCGGCCTTCCGCTCACCGTGTCCCGCGCATGTTTCGCCTGGGCACAGGCCGCCAACATCGCGACCGCAGCCTATCCCATGCTGACCATGGCGAACGCGGCGCTGCTGCTCGCTCACGGAACGCCGGAGCAGATCGCGACCTACGCCGAACCTCAGCTCGCCGGGACGTTCAGTGGAACGATGTGCCTGTCCGAACCTCACGCAGGGTCCTCGTTAGCCGATGTGAAGACCCGTGCCCGGCGCGACGACAGCGACGAGACCGCCGACACCACCGGGGGCGCATGGCGGATCACCGGGACGAAAATGTGGATCTCCGGCGGCGATCACGAGATGACAGACAACATCATCCACCTCGTCCTCGCCCGCACCGGTCCGGCCGGGGACGGCGTGAAGGGGCTCAGTCTCTTCATCGTCCCGAAGTTCCTGCCGTCCGGTGAACGCAACGATGTCGTCCTCGCCGGCCTGAACCACAAGATGGGCTACCGGGGCACCACGAACACCCTGCTGAACTTCGGCGAGGGTGCTCACACCCCGGGCGGTGCCGCAGGTGCGGTGGGCTATCTCGTCGGTGCGGAGAACCGTGGCCTGCAGTACATGTTCCACATGATGAAC
The genomic region above belongs to Corynebacterium glyciniphilum AJ 3170 and contains:
- the relB gene encoding type II toxin-antitoxin system RelB family antitoxin, giving the protein MSIRFTADEESRLEALATRTGRSKSFYVREAVQAHLAELEDAYGAGRSGA
- a CDS encoding acyl-CoA dehydrogenase encodes the protein MTADILSRNDLSFLLYDWLHVESLTEHDRFSDHSRDTFDAMLDASRDLAETWFRPHMRASDQDEPTFDAAGIHTHEAIAPALRAFADSGLTAASFGEEHGGVGLPLTVSRACFAWAQAANIATAAYPMLTMANAALLLAHGTPEQIATYAEPQLAGTFSGTMCLSEPHAGSSLADVKTRARRDDSDETADTTGGAWRITGTKMWISGGDHEMTDNIIHLVLARTGPAGDGVKGLSLFIVPKFLPSGERNDVVLAGLNHKMGYRGTTNTLLNFGEGAHTPGGAAGAVGYLVGAENRGLQYMFHMMNEARIGVGTGAAALAMTGYLESLDYARSRPQGRPVGAKDPAQPQVPIIEHADVRRMLLAQKAYAEGSMALCLYAAQLVDLATVASGDERDRLELLLDVLTPVVKSFPSQYGPAANDLAIQVLGGAGYTRDYNVEQFYRDNRLNPIHEGTHGIQGQDLLGRKVVMKNGAGLRLLVETITETVTTTAALFPEHSTDLAARLRRLVDVTETLWEDGDAAAALAHATDYLEATGHIVVAWIWLDMAHAAEAAGSPLAAGKLAAAEYFFTRELPKVDPVLDRLAHPDSLLNDLDESIF